A segment of the Micromonospora sediminicola genome:
CAGCTGACCTCCCCGCCGAACTCCCAGGTGGCGGCGAACCCGTGCGGCGGGTCGCAGCGCTCGACGGTGCCGGCGGCGTTGCCCTCCAGCTGGTACCGGCCGCCGAGGCTCAGGTCGCCGGAGACCGGCAGGAACCAGCGGGGGATACGCTCCGGGTTGGTGCAGGCGTCGAAGACGTCTTCCACGGACGCGTCGTACGTCTGGCTGATGGTGAGCACCCGCGCCTTCCCGGCGGGGAGCGTACGGTCGCCGATCCGGCGCTCGACGGCGCTGATCTGCCCGGTCACGTCAATCATGGGTTGGTCCTCTCGTCGTCGGGTTCGTCCTCGCGCAGCCGGCGTTCACGGCGGCCCCGGGCCAGCTCGGTGGCGAGCGCGGCCAGCGGCGGCGCCCAGAACCGGCGGAAGCCGGCCAGCCACGCGTCGATCTCCCGCAGCGGGGCGGGATCGACCGCGTAGAGCCGGCGGGTGCCCACGGCGCGCACGGTGGTGAACCCGTGCTCGCGCAGCACCTTGAGGTGCTGCGAGACGGCGGGCTGGCTGATGCCGAACTCGCGCCGCACGGTCTCGCCGAGCGCCCCGGCCGGCTGCTCGCCGGCGGCGAGCAGCTCCAGGATGCGGCGGCGGACCGGATCGCCGAGGACGTCGAAGGCGTGCACGACCTCTTTATATCAGGACGAGCTTATATAAGCGAGAGGTGACGGATAACGTGGGGCGCCCGTCGCACCCGGGCGCCCCACGTACGCCGGGTTCAGCCGCCGAGCCGGGCGGCGACGGTGCGGCGCAGCTCCGGCAGCCGGTCGTGCAGCAGGCCGGGGCACTGGGTGCTGTTGAAGTCCTTGTGCCCGTAGATCTCGGTGGGCGCGATGCCGTACTGCTGGCAGGTGAACGCGCAGAACGCGACCAGGCTGTCCCAGAGCGCCTGCGGCGGCTGCACGTCCAGGTAGATGCCGTCGTTCTCGATGCCGATGGCCTGGCTGTTCTGCCCGACGCAGTGCGCGCCCTGCACCATGGTCTGCCCGTGCAGCAGGGCGTAGAGGCTGCCGTGGCGTCCCTCGGTCAGGTGGCCGCCCCGGCTGTTGGTGAAGTGCTGGCCGGAGTCGAGCCAGCCGTTGGTGTCCATGTGCAGGTTCTGGATGTCGCGGGAGTTCCGGTACGCCTGGGCGAGGCTGTAGTCGGTGGTGTTCGGGAACGCGGTGTGGTGGACGATGATCTTGTTGGGTCGGCTCTGCACCACGCTCACCGGCGACGCGGGCGGGCGGGCGCTCCAGGTCGCGCAGTTGGCGATGGTCGGTTGGTCGACGCGCGCGGCGGCGGCCCGCGCGTCGCGGCCGGGACCGGCCTGGGTCAGCGCGCCGGCGCCGGCGGCGGCGCCGAGCAGGACCGCGCCGCGCAGCACGGCCCGCCGGGGGAGGGGAACGGACATCGGGACCTCCTCGTCGGGTACGGACGGCGGGGCGGACCGGTGCGGCCCGCCCCGCCGGCGTGGGTCAGCAGGGTCCGTTGCAGGCCAGCACCCGGAGGCGGTCCAGGGTGCCGTTCCAGACGTTCTGGTCACCGGGGAAGGTGCCGGAGGAGGCCCACTGCCAGAACGAGTACGTGCCCCAGCCGGCCGGCAGCGTGCCGACGCTGCTGGAGTAGCGGGCGATCCACAGTGGGTTGTTGGCGGCGAACTGCGACGTGTTGCCGGTGCAGGTGCTCCACCAGTCGGTGGTGGTGTAGATGGTGGCCCACCGGCCCGTGCGGGCGTAGTACTGGTTGACGAACGAGGCGATCCAGCTGCGCATGGACGCCTGGCTCAGCCCGTAGCAGGTGGCGCCGTAGGGGTTGTACTCGATGTCCAGCGCGCCGGGCAGCGTCCGGCCGTCCTTGGACCAGCCGCCCCCGTGGTCGACGAAGTAGTTGGCCTGGGTCGCGCCGCTCGTGGTGTCCGGCCGGGCGAAGTGGTACGACCCGCGGATCATCCCGACGTTGTAGGAGCCGTTGTACTGCTGGGCGAAGTACGGGTTGGTGTAGTAGGTGCCCTCGGTCGCCTTCACGTAGGCGAACCGGGCCCCGTTGGCCCAGGCGCCGGACCAGTTCACGTTGCCCTGGTAGCTGGAGACGTCCATGCCGGGCAGTCCGGCCGGGGCGGCGTGGGCGGGGGCCGCGCCGAGCAGGGCCGCGGCGACGACGGTGGCGGTGGCCAGCAGCGCGGCTCCGGCCGCGCGCAGCGCCGATCGCATCGGACGGTGCATCTTTCCTCCCTGGGGGTTGCCGCCTCGCGGGCGGCGGGAGTATGACGAAAGGAACTGTCAACATTAGGTCACAGGGCGGAGAAACTTTTCAATAGAGGCATCGAAGATTTTCTCTGAACCGGGGGTGTTCAGAGCCCGGCGAGCACCTCGGCGGCGGCACGCTCGCCGGCCGTCACCGCGCCCTCCAGGTAACCGCTCCACCGGGTCGCGGTCTCCGTGCCGGCCCAGTGCAGCCGGCCCACCGGTGGCCGCAGCTGCGGGCCGTAGTCGCACCACGAGCCGGGCGGCAGGATGCCGCAGAAGCAGCCCCGCGTCCACGGGTCGGCCGACCAGTCGTACTCCACCAGGTCGTCGGGGCGGGCGGCGGCGGGCCCGAACAGCGCGGCCAGCGCGTCACACAGCGCGTCCCGGCGCTGCCCGGCCGACAGCCGGCGCAGCGCCCGGGCCTGCGCGCCGTAGCTGAACGCGGTGAGCACGCCGCCCGCGAGGCCGGGCAGCGAGTTGTCCACCGTCTCGGTGAGCGGGCCGGTGTCCGTGGTGGCCACGCCGGAGCGGCCGTCGGCCCCCCAGAACGGCTCCGGGTAGAGCGCGTGCACCTTGAACGCCGAGCCCATCGGCATCCGCTGGGTCAACCCGTCGCGCAGCGCCGGCAGCGGCGGGTCGTACCGGATCCGGCCGGCCAGCGCCGGCGCCAACGCCACCACCGCCGCGTCGGCGCGGTGCGCCTCGTCCCCGGCCCGGACCCGCACGCCGCAGGCGTCCTGGACGATCGCGTCGACCGGGGCGGCCAACCGCACCGACCCCGACGGCAGCGCGGCGGCCATCCGCTCGGCCAGCGCGGCCGGGCCGCCGACGATCCGGTCCTGCTGCGCGCCGCCGGCCATGCCCAGCAACGACCCGGTCCCCCCGCCGCTGCGCAGGTAGAACAGCAACTGCAACAGCGACACCTCGTCCGGCGAGGCGGCCAGCAGGCCGCCGGCCAGCAACCGTCCGGCGTAGCGGGCGGTGACCGGATCGGGCACGGTGGCGGCGAGCCAACCGCCGAGCGTGGTCCGGTCCCACTCCGCCGCGCCGTCCGCGCGCCACGGCGCGGCCGGGTCCAGCCCGTCGGCCAGCGCGTCGAGCCGGCCGAGCAGCCCGGTCAGC
Coding sequences within it:
- a CDS encoding peptidoglycan recognition protein family protein, which encodes MSVPLPRRAVLRGAVLLGAAAGAGALTQAGPGRDARAAAARVDQPTIANCATWSARPPASPVSVVQSRPNKIIVHHTAFPNTTDYSLAQAYRNSRDIQNLHMDTNGWLDSGQHFTNSRGGHLTEGRHGSLYALLHGQTMVQGAHCVGQNSQAIGIENDGIYLDVQPPQALWDSLVAFCAFTCQQYGIAPTEIYGHKDFNSTQCPGLLHDRLPELRRTVAARLGG
- a CDS encoding ArsR/SmtB family transcription factor, whose translation is MHAFDVLGDPVRRRILELLAAGEQPAGALGETVRREFGISQPAVSQHLKVLREHGFTTVRAVGTRRLYAVDPAPLREIDAWLAGFRRFWAPPLAALATELARGRRERRLREDEPDDERTNP
- a CDS encoding lysozyme; this translates as MHRPMRSALRAAGAALLATATVVAAALLGAAPAHAAPAGLPGMDVSSYQGNVNWSGAWANGARFAYVKATEGTYYTNPYFAQQYNGSYNVGMIRGSYHFARPDTTSGATQANYFVDHGGGWSKDGRTLPGALDIEYNPYGATCYGLSQASMRSWIASFVNQYYARTGRWATIYTTTDWWSTCTGNTSQFAANNPLWIARYSSSVGTLPAGWGTYSFWQWASSGTFPGDQNVWNGTLDRLRVLACNGPC